From one Paeniglutamicibacter psychrophenolicus genomic stretch:
- a CDS encoding LOG family protein: protein MNSTPALHPLPRVIEIASLGDFDRHAATALALTDKRLAASMHGWHVQSVDLRARSAVLEKLRSAGSVFMGCEIEGKIERRLRGGGALVFPEIPGLPFDPYRGELYSGGELYAGLGNGSYESVPDARIYAWASHRYGAGAHDALNAALSTTLHDHAIGSRLDSQIRDGALAHAPLVGVMGGHAQQRGSAGYERAARLGHALSGAGFIVATGGGPGAMEAANLGAYLGSGSTENLAEALGMLAQEPGFAPSVTRWARAADRVRERWPVGLANLGIPTWFYGHEPPNMFATHIAKYFANATREAVLLEKCSGGIVFLPGAAGTVQEIFQDACENYYGAEGSISPMVLVGIEHWTRTLPAYPLLAELARGRAMEEKIFLVEDAAEAVRILVELNDGSISGVRGLA from the coding sequence ATGAACAGCACTCCGGCCCTGCATCCGCTCCCGCGCGTCATCGAGATTGCGTCGCTGGGTGACTTCGACAGGCATGCGGCCACCGCGCTGGCGCTGACGGACAAGCGCCTGGCGGCCTCCATGCACGGCTGGCACGTGCAGTCGGTGGACCTGCGCGCCCGCAGCGCGGTGCTGGAAAAGCTGCGCTCGGCCGGATCGGTGTTCATGGGCTGCGAGATCGAGGGCAAGATCGAGCGCCGGTTGCGCGGGGGCGGGGCACTGGTCTTCCCCGAGATCCCCGGGCTGCCCTTCGACCCGTACCGCGGTGAGCTGTATTCCGGGGGCGAGCTCTATGCGGGCCTGGGCAACGGGTCCTACGAATCGGTGCCCGATGCCCGGATCTACGCCTGGGCCTCGCACCGCTACGGCGCCGGCGCCCACGACGCGTTGAACGCCGCACTGTCCACCACACTGCACGACCACGCCATCGGTTCGCGGCTGGATTCGCAGATCCGCGACGGCGCGCTGGCCCACGCACCGCTGGTCGGGGTCATGGGCGGGCACGCCCAGCAGCGCGGATCGGCGGGGTACGAGCGGGCCGCACGGCTGGGCCATGCCCTGTCCGGCGCCGGGTTCATCGTCGCCACCGGCGGCGGGCCAGGGGCCATGGAGGCCGCGAACCTGGGCGCCTACCTGGGATCGGGCAGCACCGAGAACCTGGCCGAGGCGCTGGGCATGCTGGCCCAGGAGCCGGGGTTCGCCCCGTCGGTGACCCGCTGGGCGCGGGCCGCGGACCGCGTGCGCGAGCGTTGGCCCGTTGGCCTGGCGAACCTGGGGATCCCCACCTGGTTCTACGGGCACGAGCCGCCGAACATGTTCGCCACCCACATCGCCAAGTACTTTGCCAACGCCACCCGCGAGGCGGTGCTGCTGGAAAAGTGCTCCGGGGGCATCGTCTTCCTGCCCGGCGCGGCCGGGACCGTGCAGGAAATCTTCCAGGACGCGTGCGAGAACTATTACGGGGCCGAAGGCAGCATCAGCCCGATGGTGCTGGTGGGCATCGAGCACTGGACCCGGACGCTGCCGGCCTATCCGCTGCTGGCCGAACTGGCCCGCGGCCGGGCCATGGAGGAGAAGATCTTCCTGGTCGAGGATGCGGCCGAGGCGGTGCGCATCCTGGTGGAGCTCAACGACGGCTCGATCTCCGGGGTCCGGGGACTGGCCTGA
- a CDS encoding DEAD/DEAH box helicase, whose translation MTESAFPMVDAREILRVVGGVSFTRGKVLATDAALSGFAWDPVDQAISATVSEDSEPAREVRIALATKKGERVIDDAACPCGAAPACRHVAAVLIYSNSMHLRAKDVVYRNTAVAVPAWQQALQELLAPAPSTPTSLGGANSKHPVLQMGLQFELQDTTLSAHQQWAPGSGVGQLKVASRRWRLGVRPVVRSGSDRWARSNLRWNTISFKTFGLNLDIEQYRWFCQFVPLYRAKGELYFGEDNDWLYLDEYASALLWELLPTAKALGVALVGMRTNTRILLASPAHVALGAQAGEDGLALAPSLSMGGHRFILDAHSPAGAIGNHGVYAATEDQNEIFLGQVPGGLSHTERSMLHHPETLNVPEAETEEFFSRVYPRLARKLRVTSPDDSVALPAVLPPTLVARIRYGTGETVDVDWVFDYQGMVVDAADRDTAVESALESEVLQILNQYPAFESTVLGPKHLAGLEVIDFVRRVLPALAGIKDLVLNETGTRPVFHELTEAPELVITTVESDRRDWFDLGLLISIGGRQIPYADILRALAQGQTKLLMPDRTYFSLEDPLFAKLRALVTEASGLRDMKDKEADISLTQYQYALWEELDALATHIEGPDQWVSALNSLVDLKTTAVTDLPETLNATLRPYQVEGFGWLATLWRNGLGGVLADDMGLGKTVQTLALMLHAHQVWANPEAFEGITAQAKVRAPFLVVAPTSVVSNWKDEAARFAPSLRVVAVTDTESRATASLAALAKEYDVIVTSYTLLRLDDDAYADINWAGLILDEAQFVKNKATKAHHVARDMPARFKLAITGTPMENNLMELWSIFAIVSPGLFPSAVRFAENYQRPIERQGLSEPLVRLRRRIRPFMLRRTKDAVVTDLPPKQEQVLHVELGEAHRKVYDTHLHRERQKVLRLVDDMDKNRFTIFQSLTLLRMLALDASLVDPDYGDVPSAKLDVLFEQLEDVLAEGHRALIFSQFTSFLKKAADRLDAAGVPYAYLDGSTRKRAEVIDSFKSGVAPVFLISLKAGGFGLNLTEADYCFLLDPWWNPAAESQAVDRAHRIGQTRNVMVYRMVAKDTIEEKVVALQDSKRQLISSVMDEGAGFGKVLNADDIRELLR comes from the coding sequence ATGACCGAATCTGCTTTTCCCATGGTCGATGCGCGTGAAATCCTGCGTGTCGTCGGCGGTGTCTCCTTCACCCGCGGCAAGGTGCTGGCCACCGACGCCGCGCTGAGCGGGTTCGCGTGGGATCCGGTCGACCAAGCCATTTCCGCCACGGTGTCCGAGGATTCCGAGCCCGCCCGCGAGGTGCGCATCGCGCTGGCCACCAAGAAGGGCGAGCGCGTCATCGACGACGCCGCCTGCCCGTGCGGGGCCGCGCCGGCGTGCCGCCACGTGGCGGCCGTGCTCATCTACTCGAACTCCATGCACCTGCGCGCCAAGGACGTGGTGTACCGCAACACCGCCGTGGCCGTCCCGGCCTGGCAGCAGGCCCTGCAGGAGCTGCTCGCCCCGGCACCTTCCACCCCCACGTCCCTGGGCGGGGCCAACTCCAAGCACCCGGTGCTGCAGATGGGCCTGCAGTTCGAGCTGCAGGACACCACGCTCTCGGCGCACCAGCAATGGGCGCCCGGGTCCGGGGTGGGGCAGCTAAAGGTCGCCTCGAGGCGCTGGCGGCTGGGCGTGCGCCCGGTGGTGCGCTCCGGGTCCGACCGCTGGGCGCGGTCGAACCTGCGCTGGAACACCATCAGCTTCAAGACCTTCGGGCTGAACCTGGACATCGAGCAGTACCGCTGGTTCTGCCAGTTCGTGCCGCTCTACCGGGCCAAGGGCGAGCTCTACTTCGGCGAGGACAACGACTGGCTCTACCTCGACGAATACGCCTCCGCGCTGCTCTGGGAACTGCTGCCCACGGCCAAGGCCCTGGGCGTGGCACTGGTGGGCATGCGCACCAACACCCGGATCCTGCTCGCCTCCCCCGCCCACGTCGCCCTGGGCGCGCAGGCCGGCGAAGACGGACTGGCGCTGGCGCCTTCGCTGTCGATGGGCGGGCACCGCTTCATCCTCGACGCGCATTCGCCGGCCGGCGCCATCGGCAACCACGGCGTCTACGCCGCCACCGAGGACCAGAACGAGATCTTCCTGGGCCAGGTCCCCGGCGGGCTGAGCCACACCGAGCGCTCGATGCTGCACCACCCCGAAACCCTCAACGTCCCGGAGGCCGAGACCGAGGAATTCTTCTCCCGCGTCTACCCGCGCCTGGCCCGCAAGCTGCGGGTCACCAGCCCGGACGATTCCGTGGCGCTGCCGGCGGTGCTGCCGCCCACGCTGGTGGCCAGGATCCGCTACGGCACCGGCGAAACCGTCGACGTGGACTGGGTCTTCGACTACCAGGGCATGGTCGTGGACGCGGCGGACCGCGACACCGCGGTGGAATCCGCGCTGGAATCCGAAGTGCTTCAAATCCTGAACCAATACCCTGCATTCGAGTCCACGGTGCTGGGCCCCAAGCACCTGGCGGGTCTTGAGGTCATCGACTTCGTGCGCCGCGTGCTGCCGGCCCTGGCCGGGATCAAGGACCTGGTGCTCAACGAGACCGGCACCCGCCCGGTGTTCCACGAGCTCACCGAGGCCCCGGAGCTGGTCATCACCACCGTGGAATCGGACCGCCGCGACTGGTTCGACCTGGGCCTGCTGATCTCCATCGGCGGCCGGCAGATCCCCTACGCCGACATCCTGCGCGCCCTGGCCCAAGGCCAGACCAAGCTCTTGATGCCCGACCGCACCTATTTCTCCCTGGAGGATCCGCTCTTCGCCAAGCTCCGCGCCCTGGTCACCGAGGCCAGCGGGCTGCGGGACATGAAGGACAAGGAAGCGGACATCTCGCTGACGCAGTACCAGTACGCCCTGTGGGAGGAACTGGACGCGCTGGCCACGCACATCGAGGGCCCCGACCAATGGGTCAGCGCCCTGAACTCGCTGGTGGACTTGAAGACCACCGCCGTCACCGACCTGCCCGAGACGCTGAACGCGACGCTGCGCCCCTACCAGGTGGAGGGCTTCGGCTGGCTGGCCACGCTGTGGCGCAACGGGTTGGGCGGGGTGCTGGCCGATGACATGGGCCTGGGCAAGACCGTGCAGACGCTGGCCCTGATGCTGCACGCCCACCAGGTGTGGGCCAACCCCGAGGCCTTCGAGGGCATCACCGCGCAGGCCAAGGTCCGCGCCCCGTTCCTGGTGGTCGCCCCGACCTCGGTGGTGTCCAACTGGAAGGACGAGGCCGCGCGCTTCGCCCCGTCGCTGCGGGTCGTGGCGGTCACCGACACCGAGTCGCGCGCCACCGCCTCGCTGGCGGCCCTGGCCAAGGAGTACGACGTCATCGTCACCTCCTACACGCTGCTGCGCCTGGACGACGACGCGTACGCGGACATCAACTGGGCCGGTTTGATCCTGGACGAGGCGCAGTTCGTGAAGAACAAGGCGACCAAGGCGCACCACGTGGCCCGGGACATGCCCGCCCGCTTCAAGCTGGCGATCACCGGCACGCCCATGGAGAACAACCTCATGGAGCTCTGGTCGATCTTCGCGATCGTCTCCCCCGGGCTCTTCCCCTCGGCGGTGCGCTTTGCGGAGAACTACCAGCGGCCGATCGAGCGCCAGGGCCTGTCCGAGCCGCTGGTGCGCCTGCGCCGGCGGATCCGCCCGTTCATGCTGAGGCGGACCAAGGACGCGGTGGTCACCGACCTGCCGCCGAAGCAGGAACAGGTCCTGCACGTTGAGCTGGGCGAGGCGCACCGGAAGGTCTACGACACGCATCTGCACCGCGAGCGGCAGAAGGTGCTGCGCCTGGTCGATGACATGGACAAGAACCGGTTCACGATCTTCCAGTCGCTGACGCTGCTGCGGATGCTGGCCCTGGACGCCTCGCTGGTGGATCCCGACTATGGCGACGTCCCCAGCGCCAAGCTGGACGTGCTCTTCGAGCAGCTCGAGGACGTGCTGGCCGAGGGCCACCGTGCGCTGATCTTCTCCCAGTTCACCTCCTTCCTGAAGAAGGCCGCGGACCGGCTGGACGCAGCCGGCGTGCCGTACGCCTACCTGGACGGGTCCACGCGCAAGCGCGCCGAGGTCATCGACTCGTTCAAGTCGGGCGTCGCACCGGTGTTCCTGATTTCGCTGAAGGCCGGCGGGTTCGGGCTGAACCTCACCGAGGCCGACTACTGCTTCCTGCTGGATCCCTGGTGGAACCCGGCCGCCGAGTCGCAGGCCGTTGACCGGGCGCACCGCATCGGGCAGACCCGCAACGTGATGGTCTACCGGATGGTCGCCAAGGACACCATCGAGGAGAAGGTGGTGGCGCTGCAGGATTCCAAGCGCCAGCTGATCTCCTCGGTCATGGACGAGGGTGCGGGCTTCGGCAAGGTGCTCAACGCGGACGACATCCGCGAGCTGCTGCGCTAA
- a CDS encoding TetR/AcrR family transcriptional regulator C-terminal domain-containing protein, giving the protein MARPSTPKLSVSAIAAAALELVDAHGEFTIPALARAMGVSPSSLYNHVSSKSDIIELMRGEAMGKIELPDPGTDWVDTLRQVATGYMRSYARHPRLIPLLTAYTVRDAVTLRVYELLADALAAGGFGAEASLAAITVLDSFVLGSALDAAAPAQVWEAGEDAAGPWREALAAGLGTGDRAQRTFEYGLEILLAGFALQAASKAAAT; this is encoded by the coding sequence ATGGCACGGCCCAGCACACCCAAGCTCTCCGTCTCGGCCATTGCCGCCGCGGCCCTGGAACTGGTCGACGCGCACGGGGAATTCACCATCCCGGCCCTGGCCAGGGCCATGGGCGTGAGTCCGTCCTCGCTCTACAACCACGTGTCGTCGAAGTCCGACATCATCGAATTGATGCGCGGGGAGGCGATGGGGAAAATCGAGCTGCCCGATCCGGGCACCGACTGGGTGGACACGCTGCGGCAGGTCGCGACAGGCTACATGCGCTCCTATGCCAGGCACCCGAGGCTGATCCCGCTGCTGACCGCCTACACGGTGCGCGACGCGGTGACGCTGCGGGTCTACGAACTGCTCGCCGATGCCCTGGCCGCCGGCGGTTTCGGCGCCGAGGCGTCACTGGCAGCGATCACGGTGCTGGACTCGTTCGTGCTCGGCTCCGCGCTGGACGCCGCGGCTCCGGCACAGGTGTGGGAGGCCGGCGAGGATGCGGCCGGCCCCTGGCGCGAGGCGCTGGCCGCGGGCCTGGGCACCGGGGACCGCGCGCAGCGGACCTTCGAGTACGGCCTGGAGATCCTGCTGGCGGGATTCGCCCTCCAGGCCGCCTCCAAGGCGGCGGCCACTTAG
- a CDS encoding agmatine deiminase family protein, with translation MNWIMPAETSAQKRVWMAFPHEGYTLGHTDTEAHAARSTWANVAHAVAEFAPVVMVVDPADTQIAAKYIDGRIEIRTAELNDAWMRDIGPTFVKNAAGELAAVDWVFNGWGAQDWAAWDKDEKIGAAVAAWAGVPRIASTLVNEGGAIHVDGEGTVLATESVQLDPGRNPGITKEQVEAEFARTLGATKVHWLPRGLARDSEEFGTRGHVDIVATIPSPGTVLVHSQQNPGHPDHAISRELIASFRGATDAKGREFNVIEVPAPTVLRDEEGFVDYSYINHLVINGGVVACTFEDPNDGLALAILAEAYPGRKVVGVDARELYARGGGIHCITQQEPVAGVRP, from the coding sequence ATGAACTGGATCATGCCCGCCGAGACCTCGGCCCAGAAGCGCGTGTGGATGGCCTTCCCGCACGAGGGCTACACGCTCGGCCACACCGACACCGAGGCCCACGCGGCCCGGTCGACCTGGGCCAACGTCGCCCATGCGGTGGCCGAATTCGCGCCCGTCGTCATGGTCGTGGACCCCGCTGACACGCAGATCGCCGCGAAATACATTGATGGGCGCATCGAGATCCGCACGGCCGAACTCAACGACGCCTGGATGCGCGACATCGGCCCCACCTTCGTGAAGAACGCCGCCGGAGAGCTGGCGGCAGTCGACTGGGTCTTCAACGGCTGGGGCGCCCAGGATTGGGCGGCCTGGGACAAGGACGAAAAGATCGGTGCGGCCGTTGCCGCATGGGCCGGGGTGCCGCGCATCGCCTCCACGCTGGTCAACGAGGGCGGCGCCATCCACGTCGATGGCGAGGGCACCGTGCTGGCCACCGAATCGGTGCAGCTGGACCCAGGACGCAACCCCGGAATCACCAAGGAGCAGGTCGAGGCCGAGTTCGCCCGCACCCTGGGCGCCACCAAGGTGCACTGGCTTCCCCGCGGGCTGGCCCGAGACAGCGAGGAATTCGGCACCCGCGGCCACGTGGACATCGTCGCCACGATCCCCTCCCCCGGCACCGTGCTGGTGCACTCCCAGCAGAACCCCGGGCATCCCGACCACGCCATTTCCCGGGAACTTATCGCTTCGTTCCGCGGCGCCACCGACGCCAAGGGCCGCGAATTCAACGTCATCGAGGTCCCCGCCCCCACCGTGCTGCGCGATGAGGAGGGCTTCGTGGACTACAGCTACATCAACCACCTGGTCATCAACGGCGGCGTGGTGGCCTGCACCTTCGAAGACCCGAACGACGGCTTGGCCCTCGCGATTCTCGCCGAGGCCTACCCGGGACGCAAGGTCGTGGGCGTCGACGCCCGCGAGCTCTACGCCCGCGGCGGCGGCATCCACTGCATCACCCAGCAGGAACCCGTGGCCGGGGTCCGGCCATGA
- a CDS encoding APC family permease: MSVSTARRPQAPAPSSDTGRIRSKGLASGQLGLFAAVMIGISTIAPAYVLTSSLGPTVQAIGTQLPAIFIIGFIPMFLVALAYRELNADTPDSGTTFTWVSKAFGPVLGWLGGWGLLAANIIVLSNLAGVAVDFFYLFLAQATGNPALAELTDNKLINVATCLVFVAAAVFIACRGLTTTRMVQYVLVGFQLAVLAWFTISAISKAADQPGNLAFDASWFNPLHIDSFSAFAVGLSLSIFAFWGWDVCLTMNEETKNGEKTSGMAAALTAIGVLAIYLICSIATLMFAGVGDTGLGLRNPENAENVFTTIASPVMGPFAILLSLAVLSSCAASLQSTMISPARSLLAISHHGALPKQFTRINKFKSPAFATMVAGGVSAGFYALMRVLSNNVLNDTILALGMMICFYYGLTALACVWYFRHTALDSLRNFALRLLAPLLGGIALVAVFIQTAVDSWDPAYGSGSQIFGVGLVFVLGVGIIALGAVFLVGAAARRPEFFSGRSLPRRAPASERERV, translated from the coding sequence ATGAGCGTGTCCACCGCCCGGCGCCCCCAGGCGCCCGCCCCGTCCTCCGACACCGGACGCATCCGCTCCAAGGGCCTGGCCTCCGGCCAGCTCGGGCTCTTCGCCGCGGTCATGATCGGGATCTCGACCATCGCCCCGGCCTACGTCCTGACCTCCTCCCTGGGCCCCACGGTCCAGGCGATCGGCACCCAGCTGCCGGCGATCTTCATCATCGGGTTCATCCCGATGTTCCTGGTGGCGCTGGCCTACCGCGAGCTGAATGCCGACACCCCGGACTCGGGCACGACCTTCACCTGGGTATCCAAGGCCTTCGGCCCGGTGCTGGGCTGGCTGGGCGGCTGGGGCCTGCTGGCCGCCAACATCATCGTGCTCTCCAACCTCGCCGGGGTGGCCGTCGACTTCTTCTACCTGTTCCTGGCCCAGGCCACCGGCAACCCGGCCCTCGCGGAGCTGACCGACAACAAGCTCATCAACGTCGCCACCTGCCTGGTGTTCGTGGCGGCAGCCGTGTTCATCGCCTGCCGCGGGCTGACCACCACGCGCATGGTCCAGTACGTCCTGGTCGGATTCCAGCTGGCGGTGCTGGCCTGGTTCACCATCAGCGCCATCTCCAAGGCCGCGGACCAGCCCGGGAACCTGGCCTTCGACGCCTCCTGGTTCAATCCCCTGCACATCGATTCCTTCTCCGCCTTTGCCGTGGGCCTGAGCCTGTCGATCTTCGCGTTCTGGGGCTGGGACGTCTGCCTGACCATGAACGAAGAGACCAAGAACGGCGAGAAGACCTCCGGCATGGCCGCGGCACTGACCGCGATCGGCGTGCTGGCGATCTACCTCATCTGCTCGATCGCCACGCTCATGTTTGCCGGCGTCGGGGACACCGGGCTGGGCCTGCGCAACCCCGAGAACGCAGAGAACGTCTTCACCACCATCGCGTCCCCGGTCATGGGACCGTTCGCGATCCTGCTCTCGCTGGCGGTGCTTTCCTCCTGTGCGGCGTCCCTGCAGTCAACGATGATCTCCCCGGCCCGCTCGCTGCTGGCCATTTCCCACCACGGGGCGCTGCCGAAGCAGTTCACCAGGATCAACAAGTTCAAGTCCCCGGCCTTTGCCACCATGGTCGCCGGAGGTGTCTCGGCCGGCTTCTACGCGCTGATGCGCGTGCTGAGCAACAACGTCCTGAACGACACCATCCTGGCCCTGGGCATGATGATCTGCTTCTACTACGGGCTCACCGCACTGGCCTGCGTCTGGTACTTCCGCCACACGGCACTGGACTCGCTGCGCAACTTCGCCCTGCGGCTGCTGGCCCCGCTGCTCGGCGGGATCGCGCTGGTGGCGGTGTTCATCCAGACCGCGGTCGACTCCTGGGACCCGGCCTACGGGTCCGGTTCCCAGATCTTCGGGGTCGGGCTGGTCTTCGTGCTCGGCGTGGGCATCATCGCCCTCGGTGCGGTGTTCCTGGTGGGAGCGGCGGCACGCCGTCCGGAGTTCTTCTCCGGCCGCTCCCTGCCCCGGCGGGCTCCTGCCTCGGAACGCGAACGCGTGTAG
- a CDS encoding BTAD domain-containing putative transcriptional regulator: MDGPVIGFAVLGPLRATVDGVPVVLPAGRRRAVLAVLLLHRGYMVGADALIDAAWGRDLPESPPAALYTVISRLRGILGGQCLDAVPGGYLLDAPPGSTDAERFEELCTRAARSPAEPAARLLDAALGLWRGTAYQEFNDSDFARAEAARLDGLRLDACEERAAIDLELGAADAALARLLPFVKEHPFRERALGLMMSALSRSGRTPEALQAYSGYRKILARELGLDPSPYLEGLQKRILGNTGTTGHWHPGRRNLPVFSGPPVTSFMGREQETARLLDLVATHRLVTVTGPGGVGKTRLVTEALGALGHRTGLAPVPVDLAGVTRPAPGGTAAVGTAVCAALGMEPGTGDDPLEAIAEALRAAPGLLVLDNCEHVRAEVRELAGALARACPDSPLLATSRARLGLAHEEVLVLDPLPVPAPGAQRGEINASAAVQLFVKRSGTDPPRDGAAETVAELVRRLDGLPLAIEQAAGRAAVLGAGPLLERLDRGLDLVAGNGGGRQDSLARVLDYSWELLEPATAQLLESLSVFGGEFDLDAAEAMAPGGGTHADLRLAELVECSMLVLIRDPAGTRYRLLETVRAHAAARLEAAHRTDAARIAHARWAAALAGRFATASVSRGMSGFGRLDRAKADLAAAVRFALDTGRCSLAATITGQLALVPHWMPGPQLWQLSTEVARASGLRGQGAEALGLAAAALAAVQQGAPEQALELAARARGLATTVQSAYLAGLASGIAALYAGRLMEAAAHFAGALQIAGLTEGNRAELHASLALVHCYAGDQAAAGASARAARSVAEGPVHGSIRAFATYASGEVLAVRDPATATAVFREAALRADRIAAQQVGLVARIAWLAALVRIGEHREALDMAGPLLEGLLREGNWPQLWTTVRMLAGSFAATGRDALAEFLLAAADAAPSATTLAGPDAMRQTELRERLRGRLGESRSARIAALAGALPRTDIVHRAWAALPHGAPEPDPGA; this comes from the coding sequence ATGGACGGGCCTGTCATTGGATTCGCGGTGCTTGGCCCCCTGCGGGCCACCGTGGACGGTGTCCCCGTCGTTTTGCCCGCGGGCCGTCGCCGGGCGGTGCTGGCGGTCCTGTTGCTGCACCGCGGGTACATGGTGGGAGCAGACGCACTCATCGATGCCGCGTGGGGCCGGGACCTGCCGGAGTCTCCGCCGGCAGCGCTTTACACCGTCATCTCGCGGCTGCGCGGGATCCTGGGCGGGCAATGCCTCGACGCGGTTCCCGGCGGCTACCTGTTGGACGCCCCGCCCGGCAGCACCGATGCCGAGCGCTTTGAGGAACTGTGCACCAGGGCCGCACGCAGTCCAGCGGAGCCAGCGGCACGTTTGTTGGATGCCGCGCTGGGACTGTGGCGGGGAACTGCCTACCAGGAGTTCAACGACAGTGACTTCGCCCGGGCGGAAGCCGCCCGGCTCGATGGGCTGCGGCTGGATGCCTGCGAGGAGCGGGCGGCCATCGACCTGGAACTCGGGGCAGCGGACGCTGCGTTGGCGCGGCTGCTGCCCTTCGTGAAGGAGCATCCCTTCCGGGAGCGGGCCCTGGGACTGATGATGAGTGCGCTGTCCCGCTCCGGGCGGACGCCGGAGGCACTGCAGGCGTACAGCGGGTACCGCAAGATTCTGGCCCGGGAACTCGGGCTTGACCCCTCGCCCTACCTCGAAGGCCTCCAAAAACGCATCCTGGGGAACACCGGAACCACGGGGCACTGGCACCCGGGGCGGCGGAACCTGCCGGTTTTCAGCGGGCCGCCTGTCACCAGCTTCATGGGCCGGGAGCAGGAAACCGCCCGGCTGCTTGACCTGGTTGCCACCCACCGCCTGGTGACGGTGACGGGGCCCGGGGGAGTGGGCAAGACCCGCCTGGTCACCGAGGCGCTGGGAGCCCTCGGGCACCGCACGGGCCTGGCCCCGGTGCCGGTGGACCTGGCGGGCGTGACCCGCCCGGCACCCGGAGGAACCGCCGCGGTGGGCACCGCGGTCTGCGCTGCACTGGGCATGGAACCCGGCACCGGGGATGACCCCCTGGAGGCTATCGCCGAGGCGCTGCGCGCGGCCCCCGGGCTGCTGGTGCTGGATAATTGCGAGCACGTGCGTGCCGAGGTCCGCGAGCTGGCAGGCGCCCTGGCCCGCGCCTGCCCCGATTCCCCGCTGCTGGCCACCAGCCGGGCCAGGCTGGGCCTTGCGCACGAGGAAGTGCTGGTGCTGGACCCGCTTCCCGTCCCGGCCCCCGGTGCCCAACGCGGGGAAATCAACGCCTCCGCCGCGGTGCAATTGTTCGTCAAACGATCCGGAACCGACCCGCCCCGGGACGGCGCCGCGGAGACCGTGGCCGAGCTGGTGCGGCGGCTGGACGGGCTGCCGCTGGCCATCGAGCAGGCCGCCGGGCGGGCAGCGGTGCTGGGTGCCGGTCCGTTGCTCGAACGCCTGGACCGGGGCCTGGACCTGGTCGCCGGGAACGGGGGCGGGCGGCAGGATTCGCTGGCCCGCGTGCTGGACTACTCCTGGGAACTGCTGGAGCCGGCGACCGCGCAGCTGCTCGAATCACTCTCCGTCTTCGGCGGCGAATTCGACCTGGACGCGGCCGAGGCGATGGCGCCGGGCGGAGGCACGCACGCGGACCTGCGGCTGGCCGAACTCGTGGAATGCTCGATGCTCGTACTCATCCGGGACCCGGCCGGCACCCGCTACCGCTTGCTGGAAACGGTTCGGGCGCATGCCGCCGCCAGGCTGGAGGCCGCGCACCGCACCGATGCCGCCCGGATCGCCCATGCCCGCTGGGCCGCAGCCCTGGCCGGCAGGTTCGCCACCGCCTCCGTGTCCCGCGGCATGAGTGGCTTCGGCCGGCTGGACCGGGCCAAGGCGGATCTCGCTGCCGCGGTGCGCTTCGCGCTGGACACCGGCAGGTGCTCCCTGGCCGCGACGATCACCGGGCAGCTGGCCCTGGTGCCGCATTGGATGCCGGGGCCGCAGCTGTGGCAGTTGTCCACAGAAGTGGCCCGCGCCTCCGGGCTGCGCGGGCAAGGGGCCGAAGCACTGGGCCTGGCCGCCGCCGCGCTGGCCGCGGTCCAGCAGGGAGCGCCGGAGCAGGCACTCGAACTTGCCGCCCGGGCCCGCGGGCTGGCCACCACTGTGCAGTCGGCGTACCTGGCCGGACTGGCCTCGGGCATTGCGGCGCTGTATGCCGGTCGGTTGATGGAGGCCGCCGCGCACTTCGCCGGGGCGTTGCAGATCGCCGGCCTCACCGAGGGGAACCGCGCCGAGCTGCACGCCTCGCTGGCCCTGGTCCACTGCTATGCCGGGGACCAGGCCGCCGCGGGGGCTTCCGCCCGGGCCGCCCGGTCGGTGGCCGAGGGGCCCGTCCACGGGTCCATCCGCGCCTTCGCCACCTACGCCAGCGGGGAGGTGCTGGCGGTGCGGGACCCGGCAACGGCCACTGCGGTGTTCCGCGAGGCGGCGCTACGGGCGGACAGGATCGCGGCGCAACAGGTGGGGCTGGTGGCCAGGATCGCCTGGCTCGCGGCGCTGGTCCGGATCGGCGAACACCGCGAGGCGCTGGACATGGCAGGGCCGCTGCTGGAGGGCCTGCTCCGGGAGGGGAACTGGCCGCAGCTCTGGACCACGGTGCGGATGCTGGCCGGGTCGTTCGCCGCCACGGGGCGCGACGCCCTGGCCGAATTCCTGCTGGCTGCGGCGGACGCCGCGCCCTCCGCCACGACGCTGGCGGGCCCCGACGCCATGCGTCAGACCGAATTGCGCGAACGCCTCCGCGGACGGTTGGGGGAGAGTCGCAGCGCACGGATCGCGGCGCTCGCCGGAGCGTTGCCCCGCACCGACATCGTGCACCGGGCCTGGGCCGCCCTGCCCCACGGCGCGCCGGAGCCGGACCCCGGAGCCTGA